In Nicotiana tabacum cultivar K326 chromosome 17, ASM71507v2, whole genome shotgun sequence, one DNA window encodes the following:
- the LOC107771118 gene encoding tetrahydroberberine oxidase-like, producing the protein MEDLLLHENDVQIAPYYNLQALAEKQDVSNFGVRQDLLEATQEQSCRTQDEALSELREVINEVVHGGTRSERDKSTTFSEGEIYSPHDRPFEFSELVSPVSNGFTVGFSFSRAQNPHVSLPSNPRSHVGLSGTFAPFPPLSQSTNAHLPTNIPPYPIYSNFILIPNPSYSTILNSFESNLRITSDFKPSIIFTPLDESQIQAAIHCSKKHGLQIRIRSGGHDYEGLSYISETPFVIIDLRNLRSISIDTENKTAWIQAGATLGEVYYRIAEKSKTLAFVAGVCPTVGVGGHFSGGGYGMMSRKFGTAADNIIDAKLIDANGRILDKKTKGEDLFWAIRGGGGTSFGLIISWKVKLLDIPEKVTVFNVTRTLEQNATQLVYKWQHIADKVDDNLLLRLFLRRSESPFWRGQRTVHASFTTMFVGGVDELLHEMQKSFPELGLAKEDCIEMSWIESILYFFGFPRGTSLDVLLNRNITNRKGYLKRKSDYVGHPISINGLKGIWKLFNQVDENSTQMQFSPYGGKLNDLSESETPFPHRAGNIFSIHYEVIWDKKGSSKKHIAWIQKLYRYMAKHVSKSPRAAYFNYRDLDLGVNNKGNTSYAQAKIWGEKYFKNNFDRLVQGKTKVDPTNFFRNEQSIPPLMVI; encoded by the exons ATGGAAGATTTACTTTTACAC GAGAATGATGTACAAATAGCACCATATTACAATCTCCAAGCTCTTGCAGAAAAGCAGG ATGTGTCTAACTTTGGGGTTAGGCAAGATCTATTGGAAGCTACTCAAGAACAAAGTTGTAGAACTCAAGATGAAGCTTTGAGTGAGCTACGAGAAGTCATTAACGAGGTTGTCCATGGAGGAACCAGATCGGAAAGGGACAAGAGCACAACTTTCAGCGAAGGTGAGATCTATTCTCCTCATGATAGGCCTTTTGAGTTTTCTGAGCTTGTGTCGCCTGTATCAAATGGGTTTACTGTTGGGTTCTCTTTCAGTAGAGCTCAGAATCCTCATGTGAGCTTGCCTTCCAACCCCAGATCTCATGTTGGCCTTAGTGGAACATTTGCACCATTTCCACCTCTATCTCAA TCAACCAATGCACATCTCCCCACTAATATACCACCATATCCCATATATTCTAACTTCATTCTCATACCAAACCCATCATATTCCACCATTTTGAACTCTTTTGAAAGTAACCTAAGGATAACCTCCGACTTCAAACCATCAATTATTTTCACTCCTTTAGACGAATCTCAAATCCAGGCAGCTATACATTGCTCCAAGAAACATGGCTTACAAATTAGAATTCGAAGCGGTGGACATGACTATGAGGGCCTTTCTTACATTTCTGAAACCCCTTTTGTCATCATTGATCTTAGAAACCTAAGATCAATCTCCATTGATACCGAAAACAAGACTGCTTGGATTCAAGCTGGCGCGACCTTAGGGGAAGTTTACTATAGAATCGCCGAGAAAAGTAAAACATTGGCCTTTGTTGCCGGGGTTTGCCCTACTGTTGGTGTTGGAGGACACTTTAGTGGCGGAGGCTATGGAATGATGTCTCGAAAATTTGGTACTGCTGCAGACAACATTATTGATGCTAAGCTAATCGATGCCAATGGAAGAATATTGGATAAAAAAACAAAGGGGGAAGATCTCTTTTGGGCTATTAGAGGAGGTGGAGGGACTAGCTTTGGCCTCATTATTTCATGGAAGGTGAAATTACTTGATATTCCAGAAAAGGTGACGGTCTTCAACGTGACACGAACGTTAGAACAAAATGCAACTCAACTTGTCTACAAATGGCAACATATCGCGGACAAAGTTGATGACAATCTCCTCCTCAGACTCTTCCTGAGGAGGAGTGAATCTCCATTTTGGCGTGGGCAAAGGACTGTCCACGCCTCTTTCACTACCATGTTCGTTGGAGGAGTCGATGAACTCCTCCACGAAATGCAAAAGAGCTTCCCCGAACTAGGGTTGGCAAAAGAAGATTGCATTGAGATGAGTTGGATAGAATCTATACTCTATTTTTTTGGTTTCCCAAGGGGCACATCACTTGACGTGTTACTAAACAGAAATATCACAAATAGAAAGGGATACTTGAAACGAAAATCAGACTATGTCGGGCATCCTATTTCAATAAATGGTCTCAAAGGTATATGGAAACTATTCAACCAAGTAGATGAAAACTCAACACAAATGCAATTCAGTCCTTACGGAGGAAAGTTGAATGACTTGTCAGAATCTGAAACCCCTTTCCCACATAGAGCTGGAAATATATTCTCAATCCATTATGAGGTGATTTGGGATAAAAAGGGAAGTTCTAAAAAGCATATAGCTTGGATTCAGAAGCTTTATAGATACATGGCTAAGCATGTTTCAAAATCTCCCAGAGCTGCTTATTTCAACTACAGAGATCTTGACTTGGGAGTGAACAACAAAGGAAACACAAGCTATGCACAAGCAAAAATCTGGGGAGAGAAATACTTCAAGAACAACTTTGATAGATTGGTACAAGGGAAGACTAAAGTTGATCCAACAAATTTCTTTAGGAATGAACAAAGTATTCCTCCTCTCATGGTAATTTAA
- the LOC142171447 gene encoding tetrahydroberberine oxidase-like, whose product MTSFNKLTIFLFFSICLLSSCVPSASTHDHFVECLSHKTMNSSSMSQVIYAPTNPSYSTILNSFENNLRISSDVKPSIIVTPLDESQIQAVIHCSKKHGIQIRIRSGGHDYEGLSYISETPFVIIDLRNLRSISIDTENKTAWIQAGATLGEVYYRIAEKSKTLAFVAGVCPTVGVGGHFSGGGYGMMSRKFGTAADNIIDAKLIDANGRILDKKTMGEDLFWAIRGGGGTSFGLIISWKVKLLDIPEKVTVFNVRRTLEQNATQLVYKWQHIADKVDDNLLLRLFLSRSESPFRRGQRTVHASFTTMFVGGVDELLHEMQKSFHELGLAKEDCIEMSWIESILYFFGFPRGTSLDVLLNRNITDKKGYFKRKSDYVQQPISINGLKGIWKLFNLVDENLAELQFSPYGGKLNDLSESETPFPHRAGNIFSIHYEVIWEKMESSKKHIAWIQKLYRYMAKYVSKSPRAAYFNYRDLDLGVNNKGNTSYAQAKIWGEKYFKNNFDRLVQVKTKVDPTNFFRNEQSIPPLSS is encoded by the coding sequence ATGACTAGTTTCAACAAGTTAAcaatctttctctttttttcaatttgCCTTTTATCATCATGTGTTCCCTCAGCAAGTACTCATGATCACTTTGTTGAATGCCTTTCTCACAAAACTATGAACTCAAGTTCAATGTCACAAGTCATCTACGCACCTACAAACCCATCATATTCTACCATTTTGAACTCTTTTGAGAATAATCTTAGGATAAGCTCCGACGTCAAACCATCAATTATTGTCACTCCTTTGGACGAATCTCAAATCCAGGCAGTTATACATTGTTCCAAGAAACATGGCATACAAATCAGAATTAGAAGTGGTGGACATGACTATGAGGGCCTTTCTTACATTTCTGAAACCCCTTTTGTCATCATTGATCTTAGAAACCTAAGATCAATCTCCATTGATACCGAAAACAAGACTGCTTGGATTCAAGCTGGCGCGACCTTAGGGGAAGTTTACTATAGAATCGCCGAGAAAAGTAAAACATTGGCCTTTGTTGCCGGGGTTTGCCCTACTGTTGGTGTTGGAGGACACTTTAGTGGCGGAGGCTATGGAATGATGTCTCGAAAATTTGGTACTGCTGCAGACAACATTATTGATGCTAAGCTAATCGATGCCAATGGAAGAATATTGGATAAAAAAACAATGGGGGAAGATCTCTTTTGGGCTATTAGAGGAGGTGGAGGGACTAGCTTTGGCCTCATTATTTCATGGAAGGTGAAATTACTTGATATTCCAGAAAAGGTGACGGTCTTCAACGTGAGACGAACATTAGAACAAAATGCAACTCAACTTGTCTACAAATGGCAACATATCGCGGACAAAGTTGATGACAATCTCCTCCTCAGACTCTTCCTAAGCAGGAGTGAATCTCCATTTCGGCGTGGGCAAAGGACTGTCCACGCCTCTTTCACTACCATGTTCGTTGGAGGAGTCGATGAACTCCTCCACGAAATGCAAAAGAGCTTCCACGAACTAGGGTTGGCAAAAGAAGATTGCATTGAGATGAGTTGGATAGAATCTATACTCTATTTTTTTGGTTTCCCAAGGGGCACATCACTTGACGTGTTACTAAACAGAAATATCACAGATAAAAAGGGATACTTCAAACGAAAATCAGATTATGTCCAACAACCAATTTCTATAAATGGTCTCAAAGGTATATGGAAACTGTTCAACCTAGTAGATGAAAACTTAGCCGAATTACAATTCAGTCCTTACGGAGGAAAGTTGAATGACTTGTCAGAATCTGAAACCCCTTTCCCACATAGAGCTGGAAATATATTCTCAATCCATTATGAGGTGATTTGGGAAAAAATGGAAAGTTCTAAAAAACATATAGCTTGGATTCAGAAGCTTTATAGATACATGGCTAAGTATGTTTCAAAATCTCCAAGAGCTGCCTATTTCAACTACAGAGATCTTGACTTGGGAGTGAACAACAAAGGAAACACAAGCTATGCACAAGCAAAAATCTGGGGAGAGAAATATTTCAAGAACAATTTTGATAGATTGGTACAAGTGAAGACTAAAGTTGATCCAACAAACTTCTTTAGGAATGAACAAAGTATTCCTCCTCTATCATCTTAA